The sequence TTCATTTTGCTTTATGAACTGTTCGTTAGTAGTTTATTTTGGAGAATGAAATGTGTTGATGGAAGTTCATTGCTAGGTGTTGGTAATTTAACCGCTCATTTTGCTCGATGAACTATCAATTTAGCAGTTCTTTTTTTGCTAGATGAACCGGTAATAATCATTTAAGATGAACTATTACTTTAGCAGTTCATTTTTCTAAATAAACTCTCTTTTATAAAAACACATTTTCTAGGTGATCTCCGGTTTATCTTTTAGAATATAACTCTCTTTAACTGCAGAACATTTTCTAGAATGAACTTCTCTTATGACAGATCGTTATTTTAGGGTAAATTCTTTTTGATGATAGTTTATCTTATGATATGAACTCTTATTTGGACCTATTTCATGGCTGTTATAATTGTCATCAATAACTCTAACTCGAATGCTTCAAATATTTGCAGCAGGgggacgggcctagcaaggggTTAAAGGAGGCTATAGTCCGTCCCTAATTTTTGGGTAAACAAATTTTTATATAGAAACTTAGGTTAAATTTTATATTTAGCCTACGTATTAGTTGTATTTAACTAATTGTATGTGATTTTTAGCTAATTTAAGTCATGTTTAAAGTAAATAATTTTCTTCCACCCACTGTCTTTCTATTcctactttcttttcttttggtaatCACTTTGTTTTTCTGTTATTTGTGTTCGTTTTAACTTTTATTTTCCTACCTATTTAGTATTGTACGGGTGGATCGCTATTTGGCCACTAATCATGTGATGTGTACTCCAAAAAAATTTGCCGCGGCCTTCGGCCGCATTATCGACTGTTACAATCCAGCCCTACCCTGGGGGAAATTCTGGATCCGTCCCTAATTTGCAGGTTTTTTTGGGGGCATAGCAGGATTAATGCTACTTGGTTTCCTCCTATCTTGCCTCTCTAAGAGTACGAAGAATTCCACAATACAGGATTCACAGGCTGGTAATCAAGCCATTACAGCTGCACCACCAACTGGGGTGAACTTGGTCAAAGTTTGGGAACTTGATGCGGCAACAATGGAAAGATTCCTACATGATATTGCTGAAGAGATAACTACTAGATTTACTGCTGAAGCACTTCAAATTTTTACGAATAACTACTCCACAAGATTAGGATCTGGCGCATTTGGTGTCGTTTATCAAGGGAAGTTTCCTAATGGAATAAAGATCGCAGTGAAAGTTCTGAAAAGAAACCCAAACAGTAAGAAGGTTGAAGAACAGTTCATGGCAAAAGTAGGAACTATTGGTAAAACTTATCATATAAATCTAGTTAGGTTGTATGGTTACTGTTTTGATCAGCGAACGAGTGCTCTAGTTTATGAGTACATGGAGAATAATTCGCTTGACAAGTTCTTGTTCAGTAATGAAACACCACAAATAGAGTGGGCTAAACTACAAGAAATCGCTATAGGCACTGCAAAAGGGCTTGCCTACTTGCATGAAGAGTGTCAACAAAGGATCATTCACTATGACATAAAGCCTGGTAATATTCTTCTCGACTTAAACATGTCACCCAAAGTTGCAGATTTTGGACTTGCGAAGTTGTGTAATAGAGACAATACCCATGTATCCCTCTCTGGATATAGAGGAACACCGGGTTATTCCGCGCCGGAGTTTCTTATGCACAATTATCCAATAACACATAAATGTGATGTTTATAGTTTTGGGATGTTATTATTCGAGATTGCAAGGAGGCAGAGGAACACAAACACTAATGTTGGTGGCGATAGTGTAGACTGATTTCCAAAGAAGGCTTGGGATGAGTACGAGAAAGGCAGATTGAATGACTTGTTGGAGAAAAATGAGTTAAATAAAAatgttttggtcttggtgtggtttgatctagtGACTTATGGGTCCAAGGATACTTGCTcattttatgagtgaatgaatctctctttagtcccacattgggtataatagagaaggagctccactatataaccatattCTTATGGATATATTTTTTACCCATGCGACaagcgcgtatgccatgcaccaagtcccttttctatacggatttcttttttggcgagttttctttagaaaattaattccaaaattaattcttaagagttttatttatgggtaaattctttttacgtgttttacttgtttttgaagaaaaaaccaaaacctaacttgatttgcaagtatttcatcctataaatacaa comes from Papaver somniferum cultivar HN1 chromosome 7, ASM357369v1, whole genome shotgun sequence and encodes:
- the LOC113299260 gene encoding rust resistance kinase Lr10-like, whose amino-acid sequence is MLLGFLLSCLSKSTKNSTIQDSQAGNQAITAAPPTGVNLVKVWELDAATMERFLHDIAEEITTRFTAEALQIFTNNYSTRLGSGAFGVVYQGKFPNGIKIAVKVLKRNPNSKKVEEQFMAKVGTIGKTYHINLVRLYGYCFDQRTSALVYEYMENNSLDKFLFSNETPQIEWAKLQEIAIGTAKGLAYLHEECQQRIIHYDIKPGNILLDLNMSPKVADFGLAKLCNRDNTHVSLSGYRGTPGYSAPEFLMHNYPITHKCDVYSFGMLLFEIARRQRNTNTNVGGDSVD